One Nostoc sp. UHCC 0302 DNA window includes the following coding sequences:
- a CDS encoding glutathione S-transferase family protein produces the protein MTQLTLVIGSKNYSSWSLRPWLVMKELGLEFNEILIPLYTPESSSKIRQYSPSGKVPVLLHETQTVWDSLAICEYLAEAFPNKHLWPEDKAARAFARSISAEMHSGFANLRENMPMNCRAKYPGKGLAPGVQQDIDRITSIWQYSRQNFGSSGNLLLGNFTIADAFFAPVVLRFVTYDVQLDAISQDYVKAVLALSTMQEWLKAAENETN, from the coding sequence ATGACACAACTAACTTTAGTAATTGGTAGTAAAAATTATTCCTCATGGTCACTCCGTCCTTGGCTAGTAATGAAAGAATTAGGCTTGGAATTCAATGAAATTTTGATTCCTCTTTATACCCCGGAATCTTCCTCAAAAATTCGGCAATATTCTCCATCAGGAAAAGTACCTGTGCTGTTGCACGAAACTCAAACAGTATGGGATTCCCTTGCTATTTGCGAGTACTTAGCAGAAGCATTTCCTAATAAGCACTTGTGGCCAGAAGATAAAGCAGCTAGAGCATTCGCCCGTTCCATTAGTGCAGAAATGCACTCAGGCTTTGCAAATCTGCGCGAGAATATGCCGATGAACTGCCGTGCTAAATATCCTGGTAAAGGTTTAGCTCCTGGCGTACAACAAGATATTGATCGCATCACCAGCATCTGGCAATATTCTCGCCAAAATTTTGGGTCTAGTGGCAATTTGTTGCTTGGCAACTTCACCATTGCTGATGCGTTTTTTGCCCCTGTCGTCCTACGGTTTGTTACCTATGATGTGCAGTTAGATGCTATTTCTCAGGATTATGTGAAGGCAGTTTTAGCATTATCGACGATGCAAGAGTGGTTGAAAGCGGCGGAGAATGAGACAAACTAA
- a CDS encoding GNAT family N-acetyltransferase: MAYAIRPIIQEDEPFLWQMLYEAAHMAEEGALTVQDAMNHPDLAKYVKNWGLEDDMGFIATLASSNQPVGAAWLRLLTGENKGYGYLGDRTPELAMSDDKPLCVYAVLPEYRNQGIGTQLLTHLLATAKAAYPSVSLSIRSSNPALRLYKQLGWKIVDGSETINRVGGISFKMKLDFD; this comes from the coding sequence ATGGCATATGCAATTCGTCCAATCATACAGGAAGACGAACCTTTTCTTTGGCAAATGCTTTATGAAGCGGCGCATATGGCAGAAGAAGGAGCATTGACAGTGCAGGATGCAATGAACCATCCTGATTTGGCAAAATATGTCAAAAATTGGGGACTTGAAGATGATATGGGCTTTATCGCTACCTTAGCGAGCAGCAATCAGCCTGTGGGAGCAGCTTGGTTACGTTTACTGACAGGTGAAAATAAAGGATATGGTTACCTTGGCGATCGCACTCCCGAACTAGCGATGTCTGACGACAAGCCGCTGTGCGTCTACGCTGTTCTTCCAGAATATAGAAATCAAGGCATAGGAACGCAGTTACTAACTCATTTATTAGCAACTGCTAAAGCAGCTTATCCATCAGTATCACTGAGTATCAGAAGCTCAAATCCAGCCTTACGTCTATATAAACAATTGGGCTGGAAAATCGTTGATGGCAGTGAGACAATCAACCGAGTTGGTGGCATCTCTTTCAAGATGAAATTAGATTTTGATTAA
- a CDS encoding pyridoxamine 5'-phosphate oxidase family protein: MAKLFDCITEELQDFIAAQHLFFVGTAPLSPTGHVNLSPKGLDCFRILSPNRVAYLDLTGSGNETSAHLQENGRITFMFCAFQEPPCILRLYGEGQTILPNFSDWNSLYSLFPQIPGTRQIIVADIDKVQTSCGYGVPLYEYQGQRQTIVKWARNKGAQGVQDYQQQKNLVSLDGLPTPLSKLL, encoded by the coding sequence ATGGCTAAACTTTTTGACTGTATTACTGAAGAACTACAAGACTTCATTGCTGCCCAACACCTCTTCTTTGTTGGGACTGCACCGTTAAGTCCTACAGGACACGTTAACCTATCTCCCAAAGGATTAGATTGCTTTCGTATCCTCTCTCCCAATCGAGTAGCTTATCTGGATCTCACAGGTAGTGGCAATGAAACCTCTGCTCATTTGCAAGAAAATGGGCGAATAACCTTCATGTTTTGTGCTTTTCAAGAACCTCCGTGTATTCTGCGTCTCTATGGAGAGGGACAGACTATTTTACCGAATTTTTCTGATTGGAACTCGCTGTACTCTCTATTTCCGCAGATTCCTGGAACTCGCCAAATTATCGTTGCTGATATTGATAAAGTGCAGACTTCCTGTGGTTATGGTGTACCACTTTATGAATATCAAGGTCAACGGCAGACTATAGTTAAATGGGCAAGGAATAAAGGGGCGCAAGGAGTTCAAGATTATCAACAGCAAAAAAATCTTGTCAGCCTTGACGGGTTACCGACTCCACTGAGTAAATTACTCTAA
- a CDS encoding pyridoxamine 5'-phosphate oxidase family protein, with protein MHQQEPPSLRTTIKRIPQRGNYERDIIYEILDEGLVCHVGFVTDGQPFVIPTAYGRIDDTLYIHGSPASRMLKSLQQGIDVCVTVTLLDGLVLARSAFHHSMNYRSVVVFGKATLVQDAEQKLVALQAFTEHVIPGRWQEVRSPSRSELAGTLVLSLPLVEASAKVRTGGPIDDEADYQLPVWAGEIPLKLTAATPIPDSRLHTEIKAPTRANA; from the coding sequence ATGCATCAGCAAGAACCTCCAAGCCTAAGAACCACTATCAAACGCATACCTCAACGAGGCAACTATGAACGTGACATTATCTATGAAATTTTGGATGAAGGATTAGTTTGTCATGTGGGCTTTGTAACTGACGGACAACCTTTTGTGATCCCTACAGCTTATGGAAGAATTGACGATACGCTATATATTCATGGCTCACCAGCTAGCCGGATGTTAAAATCGCTCCAACAAGGCATTGATGTCTGCGTGACAGTAACTTTACTGGATGGTTTAGTACTGGCGCGATCGGCGTTTCACCACTCAATGAACTATCGCTCGGTGGTAGTGTTTGGTAAAGCAACACTAGTACAAGATGCAGAGCAAAAGTTAGTTGCCCTGCAAGCGTTTACAGAACACGTCATCCCCGGACGTTGGCAAGAAGTGCGATCGCCTAGTCGCAGTGAGTTGGCTGGAACTCTGGTGCTATCTCTACCTCTAGTTGAAGCTTCAGCTAAGGTTCGTACTGGTGGGCCTATTGATGATGAAGCTGATTATCAATTGCCAGTGTGGGCAGGAGAAATACCCTTAAAGTTGACTGCGGCAACGCCCATCCCTGATTCACGTTTGCATACAGAAATAAAAGCCCCTACTAGAGCAAACGCATAA
- a CDS encoding PLP-dependent aminotransferase family protein: protein MDFVINIDSQAALPLHRQVYEELRRAILSGRLAPGQRLPSTRSLSQSLGISRATVTQSYEQLLSEGYLETTRGSGTFVCHQIPDDLLGTAPIESIPQVASSSIALSAYGESLTDSSLFRLPEPEAQISLSYGRPAFDKFPIDLWRKLLSRHCCNSPDVLDYTNNSMGYRPLREAIASYLARSRAVKCNAEQIIIIGGSQQGLDLITRLLINRGDWIAVEEPGYLGARRAFLAQGACLFPVSVDNSGLIVSNLTTSTTPKIKLIYVTPSHQFPTGALLSLPRRLELLAWAQNSGVMIIEDDYDSEYRYGERPIPALQGLDQGNSVIYVGTFSKVLFPALRLGYLVIPDNLVDVFTRAKWLADRQSSLLEQHALTDFITEGHLERHIRRMRSLYGQRRQTLVQSLIYHFADQVKILGENAGMHLMVKMHTTLSNEEIVQRAAQVGVGITAAHPYYLKTSPSREFVLGYAELNEQQIQEGVRRLAQIFNNA from the coding sequence ATGGACTTTGTAATTAATATCGACTCGCAAGCAGCTTTACCATTGCATCGCCAAGTTTATGAGGAACTGCGACGAGCAATTTTGTCAGGAAGATTAGCGCCAGGACAACGGCTACCTTCGACGCGATCACTTTCTCAGTCTCTTGGTATCTCTCGCGCTACTGTCACCCAAAGCTATGAGCAATTGTTGAGTGAGGGTTATCTAGAAACAACAAGAGGTTCGGGGACGTTTGTTTGTCACCAAATCCCCGATGATTTATTAGGCACTGCACCTATTGAGTCAATACCTCAAGTAGCTAGTTCATCAATAGCTTTATCAGCCTATGGTGAAAGTTTGACAGACTCTTCACTATTTCGCCTCCCAGAACCAGAAGCACAGATTAGCTTAAGTTACGGACGACCAGCTTTTGACAAGTTTCCGATAGACTTGTGGCGCAAGTTGCTATCTCGTCATTGTTGCAATAGTCCAGATGTACTGGATTATACTAATAATTCAATGGGATATCGACCGCTACGGGAGGCGATCGCTTCTTATCTTGCTCGCTCTAGAGCGGTAAAGTGTAATGCTGAACAAATTATCATTATTGGTGGTTCCCAGCAAGGACTTGATTTAATCACACGCCTGCTAATTAACCGCGGTGACTGGATTGCTGTAGAAGAACCAGGCTATTTAGGAGCGCGACGGGCTTTTTTAGCGCAGGGAGCTTGTTTATTCCCTGTATCTGTGGATAATTCGGGTTTAATCGTTAGCAACCTGACGACAAGTACAACCCCAAAAATTAAGCTAATCTACGTCACGCCATCTCACCAATTCCCTACAGGGGCTTTGCTATCTCTTCCCCGCAGATTAGAACTACTGGCTTGGGCGCAGAACTCAGGAGTAATGATTATTGAAGATGACTATGATAGCGAGTATCGTTATGGTGAGCGTCCCATCCCTGCGTTGCAAGGATTAGATCAAGGTAACTCAGTTATCTATGTTGGCACATTCTCTAAGGTACTTTTCCCGGCTTTGCGTCTGGGTTATCTAGTAATACCAGACAATTTGGTAGATGTATTTACCCGCGCCAAATGGCTGGCGGATCGTCAATCTAGTTTATTAGAACAACATGCCCTCACAGATTTTATTACTGAAGGACATTTAGAACGGCATATTCGACGGATGCGATCGCTCTATGGCCAACGGCGGCAAACCTTGGTGCAGTCTCTAATTTACCATTTCGCTGATCAAGTCAAAATTCTAGGTGAAAATGCCGGAATGCACTTGATGGTAAAAATGCATACAACATTAAGCAATGAGGAAATAGTCCAACGCGCTGCACAGGTTGGCGTAGGCATTACTGCTGCTCATCCCTACTATTTAAAGACAAGCCCTAGTCGTGAATTTGTCTTAGGTTACGCGGAACTAAATGAGCAACAAATTCAGGAAGGAGTGCGCCGACTTGCTCAGATTTTCAACAATGCATAG
- a CDS encoding pyridoxal-phosphate dependent enzyme encodes MSSIFLPPPTQQINNAITHHAGVDLHVLRLDLMHPWVNGNKWFKLKYNLLEAKQKNLTTLLTFGGAYSNHIYATAAAGNLFGFRTIGVIRGEEKLPLNSTLTFAVQQGMQLVYINREAYRQRNTAALEEDLRQRFGEVFIIPEGGSNLNGVRGCTEIVKEAAAFDTICVACGTATTLAGIVLSLHKGQRSLAFPVLKGGAFLAPEIEKLLKNYLVSDLPSPNSYPGDWELVCDYHFGGYAKVNHELIQFRQQFAQRHGIPLDYVYTAKMFYGVMDLLHQGFFRRGDRLLLVHTGGLQGNIGIEERLERFQNLAQPEN; translated from the coding sequence ATGTCGTCAATCTTTCTCCCTCCTCCCACACAGCAAATCAATAACGCAATCACCCACCACGCTGGTGTTGACCTGCACGTGCTACGCCTTGACTTGATGCACCCGTGGGTTAATGGTAATAAGTGGTTCAAGCTGAAGTACAACCTCTTAGAGGCTAAACAGAAAAATTTGACGACGCTGCTAACTTTTGGGGGCGCTTATTCCAATCACATCTATGCAACCGCAGCCGCCGGTAATCTTTTTGGATTCCGGACGATTGGTGTAATACGGGGGGAGGAAAAACTACCGCTCAACTCCACACTGACTTTCGCTGTACAACAGGGTATGCAACTTGTGTACATTAATCGTGAGGCATATCGACAGCGTAACACAGCAGCACTAGAAGAAGACCTACGCCAACGCTTTGGAGAGGTTTTTATTATTCCTGAAGGGGGTAGTAACCTAAATGGTGTGCGCGGCTGCACGGAGATAGTTAAGGAAGCGGCAGCATTTGATACTATATGTGTGGCTTGCGGTACAGCTACTACATTAGCTGGTATTGTACTTTCACTGCATAAAGGGCAGCGATCGCTTGCTTTCCCCGTTTTAAAAGGTGGAGCCTTTCTCGCACCGGAAATAGAAAAACTGCTGAAGAATTACCTCGTTTCTGATTTACCCTCACCAAATAGCTATCCGGGAGACTGGGAACTAGTCTGTGATTACCACTTTGGCGGCTATGCCAAGGTCAACCATGAGCTAATACAGTTCAGACAACAGTTTGCACAGAGGCACGGTATACCCCTTGATTACGTGTATACCGCTAAAATGTTTTATGGGGTGATGGATTTGCTACACCAGGGATTTTTTCGCCGAGGCGATCGCCTCTTGTTGGTACACACTGGCGGCTTGCAGGGCAATATCGGCATAGAGGAACGGTTAGAAAGGTTTCAGAATCTAGCTCAACCTGAAAATTAA
- a CDS encoding class I SAM-dependent methyltransferase, producing the protein MTVSQIRGESSNHICGNFSKRLFPWVMAKGSNTYNKFVGDRKRSLFANLHGKVLEIGPGTGPNLSYYPKDIHWIGIEPNPYMHPYLHKEAERLGLNIDIRNGAAEWIDAEDNSIDAVVSTLVLCSVQNIAYTLQAVLRVLKPGGRFLFIEHVAAPHGTFLRQVQSTISPVWKVLSDGCQPDREIKLALENAGFTSVNYEYFEVPLPIVSPHIIGVATK; encoded by the coding sequence ATGACTGTAAGCCAAATTCGTGGAGAATCATCAAATCATATTTGTGGCAACTTTAGTAAACGTCTCTTTCCCTGGGTGATGGCTAAAGGTAGTAATACCTATAATAAATTTGTAGGCGATCGCAAACGCTCTCTTTTTGCCAATCTCCACGGTAAAGTATTAGAAATCGGCCCAGGAACTGGCCCAAACCTATCCTACTACCCTAAAGATATTCACTGGATAGGAATTGAGCCAAACCCATATATGCATCCCTATCTTCACAAAGAAGCAGAAAGACTAGGTTTAAATATTGATATCCGCAACGGTGCTGCTGAATGGATAGATGCTGAAGATAACAGTATAGATGCTGTTGTTAGTACTTTAGTATTGTGTTCAGTTCAAAATATAGCTTATACATTACAGGCAGTTTTAAGAGTTCTTAAACCAGGTGGACGCTTTTTATTTATTGAACACGTTGCTGCACCGCATGGTACTTTTCTCCGACAGGTGCAAAGTACAATTAGCCCTGTTTGGAAAGTGCTAAGTGATGGTTGTCAACCAGATAGAGAAATTAAACTAGCGCTAGAAAACGCTGGTTTTACCAGCGTGAATTATGAGTACTTTGAAGTGCCATTGCCGATTGTTAGTCCTCACATTATCGGCGTTGCAACAAAATAA
- a CDS encoding DUF4870 domain-containing protein, producing the protein MQVTYDSDKRKLLSSLCHGAIFLSTTLFSIGIPIVINLISDDPVVKSNAKESINFHFNVWFWATVIGVPVGILSWITFGIGGILFFPIIALGFALHWGLTIWALLHCLSKPDEPFRYPFIFRLL; encoded by the coding sequence ATGCAAGTTACATACGATTCTGATAAGCGGAAATTGCTATCATCTCTGTGTCATGGGGCGATTTTCTTGAGTACAACATTGTTTTCGATTGGGATTCCAATCGTAATTAACTTAATTTCTGATGACCCTGTTGTTAAAAGTAACGCGAAAGAATCGATTAATTTTCACTTCAATGTTTGGTTTTGGGCAACTGTAATTGGAGTCCCAGTCGGGATTTTATCTTGGATAACTTTTGGCATTGGTGGAATTTTATTCTTCCCCATTATTGCGCTTGGCTTTGCACTACACTGGGGACTGACTATTTGGGCGCTGTTGCACTGTTTAAGCAAGCCTGATGAACCGTTCCGTTATCCGTTTATTTTTCGACTGCTCTAA
- a CDS encoding serine/threonine-protein kinase, with the protein MRQYPLIRKTLRNRYETVTLLGSRGSGNTYLLLGGIRNKHQYPLIKKTLRNRFKIVKLLGKGGSGDTYLAIDLDLPGQPHCVVKHFQPKDPNPAVVPIAKSLFAREAEVLYHLGNDHYQIPRLFAHFDEDGDFYLVQEFIDGHDLTQEILPGQRLNENTVFNLLKEILEVLVFVHKHKIIHRDIKPQNLMRRHSDHKIVLIDFGSIKKVSSLAGNLTIAVGTPGYMPSEQAKGKPKLSSDIYAVGMIGIQALTGLTPEELPEDPNTGEVIWRDKVQVSDAFADVLDTMVRERYSQRYQSAVEALQALVSVPLLSSSSLSISNNNDVNDSLLVYRNFILLLGIGLGTITSVVIMILIYTFFQASTSPPNQPTPINNFIEKFFNSKLTNVNEQVAKLTAYKEVCKGNCLIKKTTNN; encoded by the coding sequence ATGCGTCAGTATCCTCTCATCAGAAAAACACTTCGGAATCGCTACGAGACTGTAACACTGCTGGGGAGCAGAGGATCTGGCAATACCTACTTGTTATTAGGTGGAATACGCAACAAGCATCAGTATCCTTTGATAAAAAAAACACTGCGGAATCGCTTTAAGATAGTCAAGTTGTTGGGCAAGGGTGGATCTGGTGATACCTATTTAGCGATCGACTTAGATTTACCAGGGCAACCTCATTGTGTTGTCAAACATTTCCAACCAAAAGATCCTAATCCTGCTGTTGTGCCGATCGCTAAAAGCCTATTTGCCAGAGAAGCAGAAGTTTTATATCATTTAGGCAACGATCACTACCAAATTCCTAGACTGTTTGCCCATTTTGATGAAGATGGAGATTTCTATTTAGTCCAGGAATTTATTGATGGTCATGACCTGACTCAAGAAATACTTCCAGGTCAACGTCTGAATGAAAATACAGTATTTAATCTCTTGAAAGAGATCCTGGAAGTGTTGGTTTTTGTCCACAAGCACAAAATCATCCACCGGGATATCAAACCCCAAAACTTAATGCGGCGACACTCTGATCACAAGATTGTACTGATAGATTTTGGAAGTATTAAGAAAGTCAGTAGTCTGGCAGGTAACCTAACAATTGCTGTTGGTACTCCTGGTTATATGCCGAGTGAACAGGCTAAGGGAAAGCCCAAACTTTCCAGTGATATCTATGCAGTAGGCATGATAGGCATTCAAGCCTTGACAGGTTTAACGCCTGAAGAACTACCAGAAGATCCCAACACTGGAGAAGTTATCTGGCGTGACAAGGTGCAAGTAAGCGACGCTTTTGCAGATGTTTTAGATACAATGGTTCGCGAACGCTATAGTCAGCGTTACCAATCAGCTGTAGAAGCATTGCAAGCACTGGTTTCTGTTCCATTATTGTCATCTTCCTCACTATCTATTAGCAATAACAATGATGTTAATGACTCTTTGTTAGTATATAGAAATTTTATTTTGCTGTTGGGGATCGGTTTAGGCACAATCACTAGTGTAGTGATAATGATTTTAATTTATACATTTTTTCAAGCTAGTACATCACCTCCTAATCAACCTACTCCAATAAATAACTTTATAGAAAAATTTTTCAACTCTAAGTTAACTAATGTGAATGAGCAAGTAGCCAAATTAACAGCCTACAAAGAAGTCTGCAAAGGGAATTGCTTAATTAAAAAGACTACTAACAACTAA
- a CDS encoding substrate-binding domain-containing protein, which translates to MDNTNQRRALINGEIGLFLRGLIIGKVLTLLVIGGLLWWLLKPNLLTRSGVGSSSNQSLNTTSGGNASNFQTVADVPTNSFNYGGSTAWAPIRQVVDAQIQSARPELQLHYVHPVNRTPGSSAGIKMLLDGQLDFAQSSRPLTDEEKATARERGFTLEQRQVGIDGIAVIVNPSLNVPGLTIEQLQQIYLGQITNWKQVGGPNLPITALSQKPEDADTVIFSNKSNLNQQALGSNVKYVYSTTEAVRQLSKIPGGVYYASARAVVPQCSVKPLLLGRSSNELISPYREPLVSPDQCPRQRNQLNTEAIKNGSYPLTANLYVIVKQNKGREQQIGEAYTKLLQTDQGQKAIQQAGFVGVR; encoded by the coding sequence ATGGACAATACAAATCAAAGAAGAGCATTAATTAACGGAGAAATTGGACTCTTTCTTAGAGGGTTAATTATTGGTAAAGTCCTGACACTTTTAGTTATTGGCGGACTGCTCTGGTGGTTACTCAAACCGAACTTATTGACTCGTAGCGGTGTTGGATCTTCCTCTAATCAAAGTTTAAATACTACTTCTGGTGGAAATGCATCAAATTTTCAGACAGTTGCTGATGTTCCAACTAATTCATTTAACTATGGTGGTAGTACAGCCTGGGCCCCTATCCGGCAAGTCGTAGACGCTCAAATCCAAAGCGCTCGCCCGGAACTACAGTTGCACTACGTACATCCCGTCAATCGCACCCCTGGTTCTAGTGCAGGTATTAAAATGTTGCTTGACGGGCAGTTAGATTTTGCCCAATCTTCCCGTCCCCTCACAGATGAAGAAAAAGCTACTGCTAGAGAGCGAGGCTTCACGCTTGAGCAACGTCAGGTTGGCATTGATGGAATCGCAGTCATAGTGAACCCATCGCTCAATGTACCCGGTTTAACTATTGAGCAGTTGCAGCAGATTTATCTGGGGCAGATTACTAATTGGAAACAAGTAGGTGGGCCAAACTTACCCATCACTGCGTTATCTCAAAAACCAGAGGACGCAGACACAGTAATATTCTCTAACAAGAGCAATTTAAATCAGCAAGCGCTTGGCTCTAATGTAAAGTATGTTTACTCTACTACAGAGGCAGTGCGTCAACTCAGTAAAATTCCTGGTGGTGTGTATTACGCTTCTGCCCGTGCTGTAGTACCTCAATGTAGTGTGAAGCCTTTGCTACTGGGTCGTAGTTCTAATGAGCTAATTTCCCCCTACCGCGAACCTTTGGTGTCACCTGATCAGTGTCCACGTCAGCGCAACCAGTTAAATACTGAAGCTATCAAGAATGGTAGTTATCCGCTGACTGCTAACTTGTATGTGATTGTTAAGCAGAACAAAGGTCGAGAACAGCAGATTGGCGAAGCCTATACCAAGCTTTTACAGACTGACCAAGGACAAAAAGCAATTCAGCAAGCTGGGTTTGTTGGTGTTCGTTAA
- a CDS encoding WD40 repeat domain-containing protein, with protein MSSQGRSGGNFALRFYMILAFMATVALPVTIWKKFYIDAAHAAPATGVIPNSQTTKGFTSPHLQYTLLGHRGTVKSLAFTPDGKILASGGADNEGVIRLWNPQTGKKLGDINKAHKTAVESIVISRDGQTLASCSTDNIINLWSLRTRKFTRSFVGHTSNVLSLAVSPDSKVLVSGALDGIRLWDLVQQRPLATLVRFDNLIYTLAISPDGQTVASGDNKGVIKLWDLSTGKLSREFVAHSDGVNAVAFTPDGTTLISASRDRTIKLWNMNTGELVRTLTGHNNWVNAIAINPNGQTLASAGRDGIKVWNISTGELITTLNGHTDWVSAIAFSPDGQTLASGGFDERINIWRGL; from the coding sequence GTGAGCAGTCAGGGAAGAAGTGGGGGTAATTTTGCACTTCGTTTTTATATGATCCTGGCATTTATGGCAACTGTTGCCCTTCCAGTAACTATTTGGAAAAAGTTTTATATTGATGCTGCTCATGCTGCTCCTGCTACAGGAGTAATACCAAATTCCCAAACTACCAAAGGCTTTACCAGTCCTCATCTGCAATATACCCTCTTAGGACATAGAGGAACTGTTAAATCTTTAGCTTTCACTCCAGATGGCAAAATCCTTGCCAGTGGTGGTGCAGACAATGAAGGGGTGATTCGTCTGTGGAATCCGCAAACAGGCAAAAAGTTGGGTGATATTAACAAAGCGCACAAAACAGCCGTAGAATCTATAGTGATTTCACGAGATGGTCAGACCCTCGCTAGCTGTAGTACTGACAACATAATTAACCTGTGGAGCCTGAGAACTCGCAAGTTTACCCGCTCTTTCGTTGGACATACTAGTAATGTGTTGTCCTTAGCGGTATCTCCTGATAGTAAAGTTCTGGTTAGTGGTGCTTTAGATGGAATTCGCTTGTGGGATTTAGTACAGCAGCGCCCATTGGCTACTCTAGTACGCTTTGATAACTTAATTTACACACTGGCAATTAGTCCTGATGGTCAGACAGTGGCTAGTGGTGATAATAAGGGTGTAATAAAGCTGTGGGATTTAAGTACTGGTAAATTAAGCCGTGAATTTGTAGCTCATTCTGATGGTGTTAATGCTGTAGCTTTTACACCAGATGGGACAACATTAATTAGTGCTAGCCGCGATCGCACTATTAAACTTTGGAATATGAACACTGGGGAGCTAGTCCGCACCCTTACAGGACATAATAATTGGGTGAATGCTATAGCTATTAATCCTAATGGACAAACCCTGGCTAGTGCTGGCAGAGATGGGATTAAAGTGTGGAATATATCTACAGGTGAGTTAATAACTACACTTAATGGGCATACAGATTGGGTGAGTGCGATCGCTTTTAGCCCTGATGGACAAACACTTGCCAGCGGTGGATTTGACGAAAGGATTAATATTTGGAGAGGTCTGTAA
- a CDS encoding chlorophyll a/b-binding protein — protein sequence MTQSQPTVTPKLEEPKFGFNEYAERLNGRAAMIGFALMVVIEYVTNQGVLSWLGLK from the coding sequence ATGACACAATCACAACCAACAGTTACACCTAAGCTAGAAGAGCCTAAGTTTGGCTTTAATGAATATGCTGAGCGCTTGAATGGTCGAGCTGCAATGATTGGTTTTGCCTTGATGGTGGTGATTGAATACGTTACTAATCAAGGAGTCTTATCATGGCTCGGACTTAAGTAG
- the ald gene encoding alanine dehydrogenase codes for MEIGVPKETKDQEFRVGLSPSSVRVLQENGHAIFVQTQAGTGAGFTDDDYRSAGAEIVPTPEAVWNRELVVKVKEPLASEYKFLQKEQILFTYLHLAADRKLTEHLIDCGTSAIAYETVELPGANRLPLLTPMSIIAGRLAVQFGARFLERQQGGKGVLLGGVPGVKPGKVLILGGGVVGTEAAKIAVGMGAIVQILDVNVERLSYLETLFGSRVELLYSNSAHIEAAVKEADLLIGAVLVLGRRAPILVSRELVKQMHPGSVIVDVAVDQGGCVETLHTTSHTNPVYVEEGVVHYGVPNMPGAVPWTATQALNNSTLPYVVQLANLGIKALEVNPALAKGVNVQNHRLVHPAVQEVFPDLVA; via the coding sequence ATGGAAATCGGCGTTCCCAAGGAAACTAAGGATCAAGAGTTTCGCGTAGGGTTGAGTCCTTCTAGTGTTCGGGTGTTACAGGAAAATGGTCATGCCATCTTCGTCCAGACGCAAGCAGGTACTGGCGCTGGATTCACCGATGACGACTACAGAAGTGCTGGAGCAGAGATTGTACCCACCCCAGAAGCGGTTTGGAATCGGGAACTAGTTGTAAAAGTCAAAGAACCGCTGGCATCTGAGTATAAATTTTTGCAAAAAGAGCAGATATTATTTACTTATTTGCATTTAGCAGCCGATCGCAAATTGACCGAACATTTAATTGATTGTGGCACTAGTGCGATCGCTTACGAAACTGTAGAGCTACCCGGAGCCAACAGACTACCACTGCTGACACCAATGAGTATTATTGCTGGTCGGCTAGCAGTACAATTTGGGGCTAGGTTCCTCGAACGCCAACAGGGTGGTAAAGGTGTGCTTTTAGGTGGTGTACCTGGAGTTAAACCAGGGAAAGTCTTAATTCTCGGTGGCGGCGTAGTCGGCACAGAAGCAGCTAAAATTGCTGTGGGTATGGGTGCGATCGTGCAAATTTTAGATGTGAATGTTGAGCGTTTGTCCTATTTAGAAACCCTATTTGGCTCCAGAGTCGAACTGCTCTATAGCAACTCTGCTCATATCGAAGCTGCCGTCAAAGAAGCCGATTTACTGATTGGTGCAGTATTAGTGTTAGGGCGTAGAGCGCCAATATTAGTATCCCGCGAATTGGTTAAACAAATGCATCCTGGTTCTGTAATAGTTGATGTAGCCGTTGACCAAGGCGGTTGCGTAGAAACTTTACATACTACATCACACACAAATCCGGTATACGTTGAAGAGGGTGTGGTGCATTATGGCGTTCCCAATATGCCAGGGGCAGTACCTTGGACAGCCACCCAAGCACTCAATAACAGTACATTGCCTTACGTCGTTCAATTGGCCAATTTGGGAATTAAAGCACTAGAAGTTAACCCAGCATTAGCCAAGGGTGTGAATGTGCAGAATCATCGCTTAGTGCATCCTGCCGTCCAAGAGGTGTTTCCTGACTTGGTGGCTTAG